A DNA window from Gillisia sp. Hel1_33_143 contains the following coding sequences:
- a CDS encoding tetratricopeptide repeat protein: MKTKFIIALSGLLLGSGVLHAQSNADCATKAALAYDDAKAQRYEQAYKPLMEVKENCPTYSLATFQYLERVLNYKIDNAQADQKTAFIEEMIQLMNDRLKYFPNKTSAGDVQASIAMLKYDNGIGTKEEQFNAFDEAFKADRANFTSAKALYAYFSLLVDLQDEGKKSLEDVFANYDEVVSKVEEEENSLAENLAPLLEKQEAGTALTAKEERLVKNSEINLKAYSTVKSSINGKLGQRADCDNLIPLYNKDFDARKDDVSWLKIATGRLSAKDCTEDPIFFKLSEALHKAEPSAKSALYLGQLADAKGQASQALKYYNESADLETNPSDKSRVYMKIADNYKKKGSFGQARTYYRKALQAKPSSGRAYLQIANMYAQSANSCGTDAFSKRAVYWLAANYAAKAGSVDPSLSGVANESVAAYKGRAPQKADIFQAGKAGQSISIGCWIGESVRVPSL; the protein is encoded by the coding sequence ATGAAAACTAAATTTATAATTGCCCTTTCTGGATTGTTATTAGGATCTGGTGTGCTACACGCTCAATCTAATGCAGATTGCGCTACTAAGGCAGCGCTGGCTTATGATGATGCAAAAGCTCAAAGATATGAGCAAGCATACAAGCCTTTAATGGAAGTTAAAGAAAATTGCCCAACATATAGTTTAGCAACCTTCCAATATTTGGAACGTGTGCTTAATTATAAAATCGATAATGCTCAGGCAGATCAAAAAACAGCTTTTATTGAAGAGATGATTCAATTAATGAATGATCGTCTAAAATATTTTCCAAATAAAACAAGTGCTGGAGATGTTCAGGCTAGTATTGCAATGTTAAAGTATGACAATGGTATTGGTACTAAAGAAGAGCAATTCAACGCATTTGATGAGGCTTTTAAAGCTGATAGAGCAAACTTTACTAGTGCTAAAGCACTTTATGCTTACTTCTCTTTACTTGTAGATCTACAAGATGAAGGAAAGAAAAGTTTAGAAGATGTATTTGCTAACTATGATGAAGTTGTTTCTAAAGTAGAAGAAGAAGAAAATTCTCTAGCAGAAAATCTTGCTCCACTTTTAGAGAAACAAGAAGCAGGAACGGCTTTAACTGCTAAAGAAGAAAGATTAGTTAAGAATTCTGAGATCAACTTAAAGGCTTATAGTACTGTAAAAAGCAGTATTAATGGTAAATTAGGTCAGAGAGCAGATTGTGATAACTTGATTCCTCTTTACAATAAAGATTTTGATGCAAGAAAAGATGATGTTTCTTGGTTGAAAATTGCAACAGGAAGATTGTCTGCTAAAGATTGTACTGAAGATCCGATCTTCTTTAAATTATCTGAAGCTTTACACAAAGCTGAGCCTTCTGCAAAATCTGCTCTTTATTTAGGTCAATTAGCGGATGCAAAAGGACAAGCTTCTCAAGCTCTTAAATATTATAACGAATCTGCAGATCTAGAAACTAATCCTTCAGATAAGTCTAGAGTTTACATGAAGATTGCAGATAACTATAAGAAAAAAGGAAGCTTTGGTCAGGCTAGAACGTACTATAGAAAAGCGCTTCAAGCGAAGCCTTCTTCAGGAAGAGCTTACTTGCAAATAGCAAATATGTACGCGCAAAGTGCTAACAGCTGTGGTACAGATGCCTTTAGTAAAAGAGCCGTATACTGGTTAGCTGCTAACTATGCTGCAAAAGCTGGAAGTGTAGATCCATCTTTAAGTGGAGTTGCAAATGAAAGTGTAGCTGCATACAAAGGAAGAGCTCCTCAAAAAGCTGATATTTTCCAGGCTGGAAAAGCAGGTCAATCAATCAGCATAGGATGTTGGATTGGTGAGAGCGTGAGAGTTCCTTCATTGTAA
- the lptC gene encoding LPS export ABC transporter periplasmic protein LptC, with protein MITYQNIYSGIVTVIAVTMLFSCQGNLNQVRALDQQADSPQTIGEEMFLKYTDSGRVVATLKSPKMLDFTNLEFPYREFPEGVKVEFFDEDNNKNTVTANYAIIYDGPGLIDLQGDVVLVTSDSTKLEADQLFWDQSLAWVFTDKANTIRFANGARNDGQGFDSDLNFSNFRSRTNVGIQVIEEKNK; from the coding sequence ATGATCACATATCAAAATATATATTCAGGCATTGTCACAGTTATCGCTGTGACAATGCTTTTTTCATGTCAGGGCAATCTTAATCAGGTTAGGGCGCTAGATCAACAAGCAGATAGTCCGCAAACTATTGGGGAAGAGATGTTCTTGAAATATACAGATTCCGGTAGGGTGGTAGCAACTCTAAAAAGTCCGAAGATGTTAGATTTTACCAATCTTGAATTTCCTTATAGAGAATTTCCTGAGGGTGTAAAAGTCGAATTTTTTGATGAGGATAATAATAAGAATACAGTCACTGCAAATTATGCTATTATCTATGATGGTCCAGGATTAATAGATCTTCAGGGTGATGTTGTTTTGGTAACATCTGATAGTACAAAATTGGAAGCAGACCAGTTATTTTGGGATCAATCGTTAGCGTGGGTGTTTACAGATAAAGCAAATACCATAAGGTTTGCCAATGGAGCTCGTAATGATGGGCAAGGCTTTGATTCCGATTTAAATTTTAGTAATTTCCGTTCTCGCACCAATGTGGGAATACAGGTAATTGAAGAAAAGAACAAATGA
- a CDS encoding hemolysin family protein, with product MEVNILIIIGTLILSAFFSGMEIAYVSSNKIFIEIEKRQAGFLAKVLKKLTKKPSKFIATMLVGNNIALVVYGFYMGDLIMMWLGSLLPVDNSFLRALVVDFSLFTQTVISTLVILFTAEFLPKVFFQIYANSLLKFFAFPAYLFYLLFSFISSFVIWISDVILKRFFKTDGDEVQLAFSKLDLGNFISEQMETVESDEEVDSEIQIFQNALEFSDIKAREVMVPRTEIVAVDHTVAPKDLIQTFTETGLSKILIYNETIDDIIGYIHSFELFKKPKTLKSTLLPVVFVPETMWVKDVLNILIKKRKSIAVVIDEYGGTSGMITIEDIVEELFGEIEDEHDPVILIEEKLGEDHYKFSARIEVDYLNEAYKLNIPVGENYETLGGFITNYTEEIPQQFEELRVENFKIKILEVSNTKIELVELELKDKD from the coding sequence ATGGAAGTTAACATACTCATAATTATAGGAACTCTAATTTTATCCGCATTCTTTTCGGGTATGGAGATAGCCTATGTTTCTTCTAATAAGATCTTTATAGAGATTGAAAAAAGACAAGCTGGATTTCTTGCCAAAGTTTTAAAGAAACTCACTAAAAAACCTTCAAAGTTTATTGCTACCATGTTGGTGGGTAATAACATAGCTTTGGTTGTATATGGTTTTTATATGGGAGACCTTATTATGATGTGGCTTGGAAGTTTACTTCCTGTAGATAATTCATTTTTAAGAGCTTTGGTGGTGGATTTTAGTTTATTTACACAAACGGTGATCTCTACATTGGTGATCTTGTTCACAGCAGAATTTCTTCCGAAGGTATTTTTTCAGATCTACGCAAATTCACTTTTAAAGTTCTTTGCATTCCCTGCTTATTTATTCTATCTGCTGTTCAGTTTTATCTCTTCCTTCGTCATATGGATTTCAGACGTGATCTTAAAAAGGTTTTTTAAAACTGATGGTGATGAAGTGCAATTAGCTTTTAGCAAGTTAGATCTTGGGAATTTTATTAGTGAGCAAATGGAAACTGTGGAGTCTGATGAAGAGGTAGATTCAGAAATTCAGATCTTTCAAAATGCTTTAGAGTTTTCTGATATTAAAGCGAGAGAAGTAATGGTGCCCAGAACAGAAATCGTAGCGGTAGACCATACCGTGGCTCCAAAAGACCTTATTCAAACCTTTACAGAAACAGGACTTTCAAAAATTCTTATCTATAATGAAACTATAGATGATATTATTGGATACATACATTCTTTTGAATTATTCAAAAAGCCTAAAACATTAAAATCTACCTTGTTACCGGTAGTTTTTGTTCCTGAGACCATGTGGGTGAAAGATGTATTAAACATTCTTATTAAAAAGAGAAAAAGTATTGCAGTGGTTATTGATGAGTATGGAGGTACTAGCGGAATGATCACTATAGAAGATATTGTGGAAGAATTATTTGGTGAAATTGAAGATGAGCATGATCCAGTAATTTTAATTGAAGAGAAACTAGGAGAAGATCATTATAAATTTTCTGCCAGAATAGAAGTAGATTATTTGAATGAAGCATATAAGTTGAATATACCTGTAGGGGAAAATTATGAGACTCTTGGAGGCTTTATTACTAATTATACCGAAGAGATTCCGCAACAATTTGAAGAGCTTAGAGTAGAGAATTTTAAAATAAAGATCTTAGAAGTTTCTAATACAAAAATTGAATTAGTAGAGCTAGAATTAAAGGATAAGGACTAA
- a CDS encoding peptidylprolyl isomerase encodes MAVLNKIRQRSVFLIIIIALALFSFVLADVIRNGGMSSQKSQNVVATVDGEEIGREDFARQVEAYQRNMGPNATTAQVVNQVWDMKLREVILKEEFEELGIGVGEAQVKMLLRQQLADNPNFTNEAGMFDESKLQQYVANLKATSPEAYNNWLNYENSVAEAAKENIYYNLIKAGVGATLLEGEQAYQLENDNVDLKYVQIPYSSIADAEVTVSKDEIRDYVKKHSERFQTEKARDIQYVYFQEEASVEDEAEAKSTVSDVMSSRVQFNAASNQNDTLPSFKDAENIETYVNQNSDIQYQDLYFFQDEIKSDYKDQIFNLNKGEVYGPYKEAGYWKVTKMVDAKQMADSAKASHIMISWQGLQTANGTNRTKAEAKSLADSILNIVKSDKTKFADLAKEFSGDLGSQANGGDLGYFRPGRMVAPFNDFVFNNNAGQIGVVESDFGYHVINIEEKTAEERAVKVATIARNIEASEKSINDLFTKVTKFEMNAKDKGFNEVAKTDNFNVRTVRGMKALDENIPGVGPQRRIVQWAFEDEIKAGDIKKFEVPGGYVVAQVTAVKKKGTESAEDASAVVSPILMKEKKAKLIKEKISGNSLEDIARSQNSSVQTASAINLKNPTLAGAGSEPEVVGAVFSQKVGEMSKPIAGEKGVYVVKVDAINKAPKMESYRAFANQETLKRRQSVNARVFTALKENADIEDNRAKFY; translated from the coding sequence ATGGCAGTATTAAATAAAATTAGACAGCGTTCAGTTTTCTTAATAATTATCATTGCACTGGCGTTATTCTCTTTCGTACTTGCCGATGTAATTCGTAATGGAGGCATGAGTTCGCAAAAGTCTCAAAACGTAGTTGCAACGGTAGATGGTGAAGAAATTGGTCGTGAAGATTTTGCAAGACAAGTAGAAGCTTATCAAAGAAACATGGGGCCCAACGCTACAACTGCGCAAGTGGTGAACCAAGTTTGGGACATGAAATTGAGAGAAGTTATTTTAAAGGAAGAATTTGAAGAGCTTGGAATTGGTGTTGGAGAAGCTCAGGTTAAAATGTTATTGCGTCAGCAATTGGCAGATAACCCTAATTTTACCAATGAAGCTGGAATGTTTGATGAAAGTAAACTTCAACAATATGTTGCCAATTTAAAAGCAACTTCTCCAGAAGCTTACAACAACTGGTTGAACTACGAGAATTCAGTAGCAGAGGCTGCAAAAGAAAATATCTATTACAATCTTATTAAAGCTGGTGTTGGAGCTACCTTATTAGAAGGTGAGCAAGCATATCAATTAGAGAATGATAATGTAGATCTTAAGTATGTTCAAATTCCTTACAGCAGTATTGCAGATGCAGAGGTTACTGTAAGTAAAGATGAAATTAGAGATTACGTTAAAAAACATTCAGAAAGATTTCAAACTGAGAAGGCAAGAGATATACAATATGTATATTTTCAGGAGGAAGCTTCTGTAGAAGATGAAGCAGAAGCAAAATCTACTGTGTCAGATGTAATGTCTAGCAGAGTTCAATTTAATGCTGCATCAAATCAGAATGACACATTACCAAGTTTTAAAGATGCGGAGAACATTGAAACTTATGTAAATCAGAATTCAGATATCCAATATCAAGATCTATACTTCTTTCAGGATGAGATAAAGAGTGATTATAAAGATCAGATCTTTAACTTGAACAAAGGTGAGGTTTATGGACCTTACAAAGAAGCTGGTTACTGGAAAGTGACTAAGATGGTAGATGCTAAGCAAATGGCAGATTCTGCAAAAGCAAGTCATATAATGATCTCTTGGCAAGGACTTCAAACTGCTAATGGAACTAATAGAACTAAAGCAGAAGCCAAATCTTTAGCAGATAGTATTTTAAATATTGTAAAGTCTGATAAGACTAAATTTGCAGACCTAGCGAAGGAATTCTCTGGAGATCTAGGTTCTCAGGCAAATGGTGGAGACCTTGGTTATTTTAGACCGGGAAGAATGGTTGCACCTTTCAATGATTTCGTTTTTAATAACAACGCTGGGCAAATTGGAGTTGTAGAATCAGATTTTGGTTACCATGTAATCAATATAGAAGAAAAAACAGCTGAAGAGCGTGCTGTAAAAGTGGCAACTATTGCTAGAAATATAGAAGCTTCAGAAAAATCTATCAATGATCTTTTTACTAAGGTGACTAAGTTTGAAATGAATGCTAAGGATAAAGGATTTAATGAGGTAGCTAAAACAGACAATTTCAATGTAAGAACTGTAAGAGGAATGAAGGCTCTAGATGAGAACATTCCTGGCGTAGGTCCACAAAGAAGAATTGTACAGTGGGCATTTGAAGATGAAATTAAAGCTGGAGATATAAAGAAATTTGAAGTTCCTGGAGGATATGTGGTAGCGCAGGTAACTGCTGTTAAGAAAAAAGGAACAGAATCTGCTGAAGATGCATCTGCAGTAGTTTCTCCGATCTTAATGAAAGAAAAGAAAGCGAAACTTATCAAAGAGAAAATTAGTGGTAATTCTTTAGAGGATATCGCTAGATCTCAAAATTCTAGTGTGCAAACCGCAAGCGCTATTAATCTTAAAAATCCAACATTAGCAGGTGCAGGAAGTGAGCCGGAAGTTGTAGGTGCAGTTTTCTCTCAAAAAGTAGGGGAAATGAGTAAGCCAATTGCTGGAGAAAAAGGTGTGTATGTGGTTAAGGTTGATGCTATAAATAAGGCTCCAAAAATGGAATCATATAGAGCATTCGCAAATCAGGAAACGCTTAAAAGAAGACAGTCTGTTAATGCAAGAGTGTTCACTGCACTTAAAGAAAATGCAGATATTGAAGATAACAGAGCTAAGTTCTACTAG
- a CDS encoding GYDIA family GHMP kinase translates to MKTFRSNGKLLITGEYTVLDKALALAIPTKFGQTLEVKANQHDAIRWEAYKNNGQLWFSANLDLGDIQNGNQKNLNTIEETRLLEILKVANKLNPKTLSAATGYNVITRLEFPQNWGLGSSSTLINNIALWFEVDAYKLLSSTFKGSGYDIAAANTDYPITYQLTNSRRSILTSNFNPSFKDSLFFVHLNQKQNSRESIAHYKAQDKESLISDIEKVSALTRSFVTCETLEEFKLLMNIHETLISRLINTPKIKSQLFPNFKGAIKSLGGWGGDFILATGGSEEQEYFKEKGYNTILTYSEMTL, encoded by the coding sequence TTGAAAACATTTAGAAGCAACGGGAAACTTTTAATTACAGGAGAATATACGGTTTTAGACAAAGCCCTTGCACTTGCAATACCTACAAAATTTGGTCAAACTCTAGAGGTTAAAGCTAACCAACATGACGCAATTAGATGGGAAGCTTATAAAAACAACGGGCAACTTTGGTTTAGTGCAAACTTAGATCTTGGGGATATTCAAAATGGAAACCAGAAAAACCTTAACACGATTGAAGAAACGAGGTTATTAGAAATTTTGAAAGTTGCAAATAAATTAAATCCAAAGACCTTGAGCGCTGCCACTGGATACAATGTAATTACCAGGCTAGAGTTTCCACAAAACTGGGGCTTAGGAAGCTCATCAACACTTATCAATAACATTGCGCTATGGTTTGAAGTAGATGCCTATAAACTGCTCTCTTCCACTTTTAAAGGAAGTGGATATGACATTGCCGCGGCAAATACAGATTACCCCATAACCTATCAGCTTACCAACAGCAGAAGAAGTATTCTCACCTCCAACTTCAACCCATCTTTTAAGGATAGCCTGTTCTTTGTACACTTAAATCAAAAGCAGAATTCTAGAGAATCTATAGCACATTATAAAGCTCAGGATAAAGAGTCCTTAATATCAGATATAGAAAAGGTATCAGCACTTACAAGAAGCTTTGTAACCTGTGAAACTTTAGAAGAATTTAAGCTGCTCATGAACATTCATGAAACTCTTATCTCTAGATTAATTAACACTCCTAAGATCAAATCTCAGCTTTTTCCGAATTTTAAAGGCGCTATAAAAAGTCTTGGAGGTTGGGGAGGAGATTTTATACTAGCTACCGGTGGAAGTGAGGAACAGGAATATTTTAAAGAGAAAGGTTATAATACCATCCTCACATATTCTGAAATGACTTTATAG
- a CDS encoding hydroxymethylglutaryl-CoA reductase, degradative has protein sequence MNKPISGFSKFSKQEKINWLSQTYLKDSDTSVAVLEQYWHENEKLQQLHDEFTENTLSNFYLPFGLAPNFMINGDLFAIPMTIEESSVIAAASKAAKFWHSRGGFKATVLNTVKIGQVHFLFKGDKNKLEDFFNFCKPKLLFAVSSITKNMEKRGGGVLDISLRDKTESLEGYFQLHCKFETKDSMGANFINSCLEKFSETFKSEALNYEQFSPEEKQIEVIMSILSNYVPECIVRAEVSCKVEDLSDDKLTEPKIFAEKFLTAMKIAEIEPYRAVTHNKGIMNGIDAVVLATGNDFRAVEAGIHAYASRNGSYSSLTHASVENGIFKFWIEIPLALGTVGGLTNLHPLVKVAMEILQKPTAAQLMQIVAVAGLAQNFAAVKSLVTTGIQQGHMKMHLMNILNQYNASNAEKDELVHYFKHHTVTHSSVSEQLEKLRA, from the coding sequence ATGAACAAACCTATTTCCGGCTTTTCCAAATTTAGCAAACAAGAAAAGATAAACTGGTTATCGCAAACTTATCTAAAAGATTCTGATACATCTGTAGCTGTGCTAGAACAATATTGGCATGAAAATGAAAAACTGCAGCAACTGCATGATGAGTTTACAGAAAATACGCTTAGTAATTTTTACCTCCCTTTTGGTCTTGCACCAAATTTTATGATCAATGGAGATCTTTTTGCGATTCCAATGACCATTGAAGAAAGTTCTGTGATAGCTGCTGCTAGCAAGGCTGCCAAATTCTGGCATTCTCGTGGAGGATTTAAAGCAACTGTTCTAAATACGGTAAAAATAGGCCAAGTACATTTTCTCTTTAAGGGAGATAAAAATAAATTAGAAGACTTTTTCAACTTTTGTAAACCCAAATTATTGTTTGCAGTAAGCTCTATAACCAAAAATATGGAGAAGCGCGGCGGTGGGGTTTTAGATATATCATTAAGAGATAAAACAGAATCTTTAGAAGGTTATTTTCAGCTTCACTGCAAGTTCGAAACTAAAGATTCTATGGGCGCTAATTTTATAAATTCTTGTTTAGAAAAATTTTCAGAAACCTTTAAATCGGAAGCACTCAATTATGAGCAATTCTCTCCTGAAGAAAAACAAATAGAGGTAATTATGAGCATTCTCTCTAACTATGTACCAGAGTGTATTGTTAGAGCTGAAGTAAGTTGTAAAGTTGAAGATCTTTCTGATGATAAACTTACAGAGCCAAAGATCTTTGCAGAGAAATTTCTTACTGCCATGAAGATCGCAGAAATTGAGCCCTATCGTGCAGTAACACATAATAAAGGCATCATGAACGGCATAGACGCCGTGGTACTAGCCACCGGAAACGATTTTAGAGCTGTAGAAGCAGGAATACATGCATATGCTTCCAGAAATGGGAGTTACAGTAGCCTCACTCACGCAAGTGTTGAGAATGGCATCTTTAAATTCTGGATTGAAATTCCATTGGCATTAGGAACCGTTGGTGGACTTACAAATTTACACCCCCTCGTAAAAGTTGCTATGGAAATACTTCAAAAACCTACTGCAGCACAATTAATGCAAATAGTAGCTGTTGCCGGTTTGGCTCAGAACTTTGCGGCCGTTAAATCTTTGGTGACTACAGGAATTCAACAGGGACATATGAAAATGCATTTAATGAACATACTCAATCAATACAATGCATCTAATGCAGAGAAAGATGAGCTAGTTCATTATTTCAAGCATCACACAGTTACTCATAGCAGTGTCTCTGAACAACTTGAAAAGTTAAGAGCCTAA
- a CDS encoding S9 family peptidase, protein MKLSQFFLALFMVGTSAIFAQEKQVSLEEIWNGEFSQQRLESLNSLNNGDEYIVLNQDRSKGTSSIDVYAYKSGEKKRSLVNSANLQDVNRFSSYQLSNNEAQVLLGTDMEQIYRHSSRGIFYVYDMSSKSLKKLTDRKVQEPTFSPDGSKVAYVFDNNIFIQDLASGKETQVTTDGKINENINGVTDWVYEEEFAFVRAFDFNKDGSKLAFLKFDEREVPEFSMDMFGSELYPTSSTFKYPKAGEANSKVSLHVYNLQSEKTNDIKLGDYNDFYIPRIKWSNNADVLSAQVLNRHQNNLDLIFVNTKTNEYKVVLNDSDKAYVDVTDNLTFLDDNSFIWTSEKDGWNHIYHYDKNGKLINQITKGKWEVTNYYGFDPKSKTVFYQSTENGSVNRDVYAIKANGKNKKRLTENEGTNSADFSADYSYFINTFTNTTTPNKYTLHDAKSGKLVRVIKDNSALLEKEKAYNFSAKELSTIEINGNELNMWMIKPSHFDESKKYPLLMFQYSGPGSQTVSNSYFGANDYWYQLLADKGYIVASVDGRGTGFKGAAFKKVTQNELGKFELEDQIAAAKKLGARNYIDQDRIGIWGWSFGGFMSTNAILKGNDVFSMAIAVAPVTSWRFYDSIYTERYMTTPQENPTGYDENSPINHVDKLEGKYLLVHGSGDDNVHVQNSMRLIESLIQANKQFDWAIYPDKNHGIYGGNTRLHLFTKMTNFIEENL, encoded by the coding sequence ATGAAATTATCTCAATTTTTTCTTGCCCTTTTTATGGTAGGAACCTCAGCGATCTTTGCACAGGAAAAACAAGTAAGTCTAGAAGAAATATGGAATGGAGAGTTTAGCCAGCAACGCTTGGAGTCTCTAAATTCTTTAAATAATGGAGATGAATATATTGTTCTAAATCAGGATAGATCCAAAGGAACTTCAAGTATAGATGTCTACGCATATAAGTCTGGCGAAAAGAAAAGAAGTTTAGTAAATAGTGCGAACCTTCAAGATGTGAACAGGTTTTCTAGTTATCAGTTAAGCAATAATGAAGCGCAGGTTTTATTAGGAACAGATATGGAACAGATCTACAGACATTCTTCTCGTGGTATCTTCTATGTTTACGATATGTCTTCAAAATCATTGAAAAAGTTAACCGATAGAAAAGTGCAGGAGCCTACTTTTTCTCCTGATGGTTCTAAAGTAGCTTATGTTTTTGATAATAATATCTTCATCCAAGATCTTGCTTCTGGTAAAGAGACGCAAGTAACTACAGATGGAAAGATAAATGAAAATATTAATGGCGTTACAGATTGGGTATATGAAGAAGAATTTGCTTTTGTTAGAGCATTTGATTTTAATAAGGACGGATCTAAACTTGCATTCTTAAAATTTGACGAGAGAGAGGTTCCAGAATTTTCAATGGATATGTTTGGAAGTGAACTTTATCCAACTTCTTCTACTTTCAAATATCCAAAAGCGGGTGAAGCAAATTCTAAGGTTTCACTGCATGTTTATAATCTTCAATCTGAAAAAACTAATGATATAAAGTTGGGAGATTACAATGATTTCTATATTCCTAGAATTAAATGGTCCAACAATGCTGATGTATTAAGCGCTCAGGTGTTGAATCGTCATCAAAACAATCTGGATCTTATTTTTGTGAATACTAAAACCAACGAGTATAAAGTGGTTTTAAACGATTCTGATAAAGCATACGTAGATGTTACCGATAATCTTACATTTTTAGATGATAATAGTTTTATCTGGACTAGTGAGAAAGATGGATGGAACCATATTTATCATTACGACAAGAATGGAAAACTGATCAATCAGATCACTAAAGGGAAGTGGGAAGTAACCAATTACTACGGATTTGATCCAAAGTCTAAAACCGTATTCTATCAAAGTACAGAAAATGGAAGTGTGAACAGAGATGTATACGCTATCAAGGCAAATGGAAAGAACAAAAAAAGGCTAACTGAGAATGAAGGAACCAATAGTGCAGACTTTAGCGCAGATTATTCTTACTTCATCAATACCTTCACAAATACCACCACACCAAATAAGTATACGTTGCATGATGCTAAATCTGGAAAGTTAGTTAGAGTAATAAAAGATAATTCAGCATTATTAGAAAAAGAGAAGGCTTATAACTTCTCTGCAAAAGAACTTTCTACTATAGAGATTAATGGGAATGAATTAAATATGTGGATGATTAAACCATCTCATTTTGATGAGTCTAAAAAATATCCATTATTGATGTTCCAATATTCTGGACCTGGATCTCAAACGGTTTCAAATTCTTATTTCGGAGCTAATGATTATTGGTACCAGCTTTTGGCAGATAAAGGATATATAGTAGCTTCTGTAGATGGAAGAGGAACTGGATTTAAAGGTGCTGCCTTTAAAAAAGTAACTCAAAATGAACTTGGGAAATTTGAATTAGAAGATCAAATTGCTGCTGCAAAGAAACTTGGAGCTCGTAATTATATAGATCAAGACAGAATTGGTATTTGGGGATGGAGCTTTGGTGGCTTTATGTCTACCAACGCTATTTTAAAAGGGAACGATGTATTTTCTATGGCCATTGCTGTTGCACCGGTTACAAGCTGGAGATTTTATGACAGCATCTATACTGAAAGATATATGACAACTCCTCAGGAAAATCCAACAGGATACGATGAGAATTCTCCAATTAACCATGTAGATAAATTGGAAGGAAAATATTTATTAGTTCATGGTTCTGGAGATGATAATGTTCATGTTCAAAACAGTATGAGATTAATAGAGTCTTTAATACAGGCTAACAAGCAATTTGATTGGGCAATTTACCCAGATAAGAATCATGGAATTTATGGTGGAAATACAAGATTACACTTGTTTACCAAAATGACGAATTTCATCGAAGAGAATTTATAA